The DNA sequence GGAACCGCGTATCGTAGCCGATGGCGATGCGCACGGAAGGCTTGCCGAGCGAGAGCAGGTAATCGGCCGCTGCCTGCGATACTGTGCGTACGCTGTCGAACGTAAACGTATCCGCGATGACGCCGCGCCACCCGTCGGTGCCGAACGTAATCTGCGGCCTTGCCGTCCTCGCATCAGCCATGGACGCGCAGCTCCTTGATCGCTTCCGCCATGTTGCGCGCGCGGAAGACGGCCGTTCCCGCCACAAGGACGTTGGCGCCGGCCTGGACGACGAGCCGCGCGGTCTCCGGATCAATCCCCCCGTCAACCTCGATATCGAGCGGCGTGCCGAGTCCGTCTGCCTTCTCTCGCAGCGCGCGGATCCGGTCGACGCTCTCGGGGATGAACTGCTGCCCGCCGTAGCCCGGGAAAACACTCATGACGAGCAGCATGTCGATCCGCTCGATATATGGGAACATCTGCTCGACGGGTGTGTCCGGATTCAGCGTCAGCCCACAGCGCGCACCGGCTCCCTTGATCTGTTCGAGGTCGCCCTCGATGTTCTTCGACGCCTCGACGTGAATCGTCAAGTTGTCCACGCCAGCCTCGAGGAACTGCGGGATCTGCCGCTCCGGATTGTCCACCATGAGATGCGCGTCGAGGAACAGCCGTGTGTAGCGCCGCAAGGCGGCGACCGCTTGCGCGCCGAACGTGATCGGCTCGACAAAATGACCATCCATCACATCGAGATGCAGGATGTCGGCGCCCGCCGCCTCGGCCCGCCGCGCTTCCTCGCCCATCCTCGCAAAATCCCCGGCAAGCAGCGACGGTGCGATCACGACTGCCTTGTCGGGGAAACGATGTCGTTCCATCTCACAAAGCCTCCAGCTCGATACTGCGTCTAAGCCGCGCCTCGTCTTGCACCGGCCCGATGTAGGCGAGCGCTGTGCGGCCCGGACGGAACACAAGGCGCGCAACGCGCTGCACGTCGTCGGCCGTAATCGCCCGCAGCCGTCGGATCGTCTCGGCGGGGTCGGGGACGCACCCGCTCAGCAGCAGGTTTTCGCCAATCCATACCACACGGCTCATGCTCTTCTCCAGCCCCATGGTAAGCTGGCCAACGGCGTACTGCTTCGCGCGCTCGAGCTCGGCGCGGCCGATGCGGTGCCTGCGCAGCCGGTCGAACTCGTGAACGATGGCGCGCAACCCCACGGTGAGTCGTGCGGTGTCCAGCCCGCCACCAACATACAAGCAGCCCGTGTCCATGTAACGGTCGATGCCGCTGTAGATCGAATAGGCCAGCCCCCGCTTCTCGCGCACGTTCTCGAAGAGCCGCGAGCTCATATTCTCACCGAGGATCGTGCTGATGATCCGGAGCGCGAATCGCGCCGGATGCCCACGCCGGAACGTCCGCACGCCGAGTACAACGTGGCCTTCTTCCGTCTCGCGCGCGAAGACCTTCACGACGGGCCGACGCTGACGCTCGACGACGCGCCGGAATCGTGCCGTCGGCGGCCCCGGCATCCGCCGGGCCCCTCGCCCGACGAGCTTCACCGCCGCGTCGTGGCGCACGTTGCCCGCGAGCGCGACGACGCACCCGGCGCGCGTATACATCCGTTTCTGATACCCGACGAGGTCCGCCCGCGTCATACGCTCGATCGTGCCCACCGTGCCGAGCACGCGCCGCCCGAGCGGGTGCGTGCCCCAGAGCGCCTCGCTGAACAAGTCCTCGACTAAGCTCGACGGCCGGTCTTCAACCATGCGGATCTCTTCAAGCACGATGTCCTTCTGCACGTCGAGCTGATCGGCAGGGAACGTCGGTGAGACGACCATGTCCATCAGCGTATCGACCGCACACTCGAGATGCTCGGGGAGCACGTGGGCGTAGTAGAACGTGCTCTCCTCGCCTGTGGAGGCGTCGAGCGACCCCCCCACACCCTCGATCTCGCGCGTGATCTGCTCGCCCGTGCGGCGACGCGTGCCCTTGAACACGTAGTGCTCGATGAAGTGCGAGATCCCGTTGAGACGCGCCGACTCGTCGCGCGAGCCGCATCGAAGCCACACACCGACCGAGACCGACTGGCGATCCGGCATTTCAGCGGTCACGACACGCAGCCCGCCGTCGAGCGTCGTCACGTACGTCATGCGCCGCGACCTCCCGCGCTCGTGCGCCGCAACGCGTCAAGGTAGCTCTGAAGCATCAGCTGCGCCGCCATGGTGTCGACCTTGCCGCGGCGGTCGCGCTCGCTCACGCCGCCCTGGTCGAACACGCGTCCGGCCGATACGCTCGTAAGCCGCTCGTCCCACAGGCTCACCGCCACGCTTGCCGTGCACTGGAAGGCCGCAACGAAGCGGATCACCTCGCGCGCCTTCGGTCCAATCGCCCCGCTCATGCTGCGGGGCAACCCAACGACGACGTGCACGGCGCCGTGCCGCGTGGCCGCGTCCCCAACGGCGCGCATCGCCTCGCGCGGGGTGGAGATCGTCACGGTGCCGGCCGGCTGCGCCGTGATCCCGAGGGGATCGCTCACGGCCAACCCGATGCGCCGCTCGCCGTAGTCGACACCGAGCACTCGTCCGCGCATGGGCTAGAGATACCTCTTCAGGTCGTCCTGCGCCTTGAGCTTCCCGACAAGGTCCTTGACCTCCTCCACCCGGCTGCGCGCGCACACGAGCAGCGCGTCTGTCGTCTTGACGATGACAAGGCCCTCGACACCGATGGCAGTTACGAGTGTGCCGTCACCCGAGATGATGCAGTTCTTGGTGTCGACGTACTCGAAAGGCCCAACGACGACATTGCCGCACACGTCAGCCTCAACGTGGTTGGCGAGCGACGCCCAGGAGCCGACGTCGTCCCACAGAAACGTGCCCGCCGCGGTGTAGACATTGTCCTCGCGTTCCATGACGCCCGTGTCGATCGGCTTCGGCTTGAGGCGCTCGTACACGCAGCGCACGGTCTCGTCCTGCCTCGGCGTGTCGATCGCGTCGCGCATTTCAACAAGACCGCGATGGAGTTCCGGCATATGGCGCTCGAACGCCTTACAGATGGCCTCGACGGTCCAGACAAAGATCCCGCTGTTCCAGTAGTAACCGCCTTGCGCGACGTACCCCCGCGCCGTCTGCTGATCGGGCTTTTCGACAAAGCGCTCGACGCTGTAGATCTCGGTCTGGCCGTTAGTGCTGACGCGTTCGGCGCGGTGGATGTAGCCATAGCCCGTCGCCGCATGCGTGGGCACGATGCCGATCGTAACAAGTCCGCGTGTCTGCTCGGCCGCCGTGCAGCAGTCCGCAAGCGTGCGGCGGTACACGTCGAGCGTCTTCGTCCCGATTGCCGCGTCGGCGTGCAGCGATATCATCGTCGACTCCGGATCGCGCTTGCTCAGCGCCGCCGCTGCGAGCGCGATGGCCGGCGCCGTGTTACGCCCGACGGGCTCGCCGAAGACGTTCGCTGGATCAATCTGGGGCAACTGCTCGGAGACCTGTGCTCGCTGTGCTTCGGCGGTCACCACGTAGATGCGCTCGGGCGGCACGAGGCCGTCGAGCCGGTCAACCGTCTGCTGGATCATCGTCCGCGCACCGACGATCGCCTGGAGGTGCTTGGGCATCGCCTTGCGGCTCTTCGGCCACAGGCGCTCGCCCCTGCCACCGGCAAGGATCACCGCATATCGCCTCATACTCACACGCTCCTCAACGGCGCCATCAGCTCACCGACGAACGCCGTCACTCGCTCAACGAGATCGCCACGCCCGGCATTGGTCTCGATGCGCTGCACGATGGCGCTGCCGACAACGACGCCGTCGGCCGACTCCGCGACGTGTGCCACCTGCTCGGGCGTCGAGATGCCGAACCCGACGGCGACCGGCTTGGCCGAACACGACTTGATCCGTGCGACCATCGAGCGCACCGAGCCCTCGACCGCCTCGCGCATGCCGGTTACACCCGTGCGCGACACGCAGTAGATGAAGCCCGTCGAGGTCTCGGCCAGCATGCGCATGCGGTCATCGGGTGTCGTCGGCGCAATCAACTGAACCATTCTCAGCCCCTGCGTGTCGAGGGCGGCTCGGAACGCAGCCGATTCCTCCGGCGGGTAGTCGAGCGCGAGAATGCCGTCCAGACCCGCCTCGCGCGCCGCTTTCGGGAAGGCGTCGAGCCCGAATCGCATCACGGGATTGATGTACGTGAAAAGCACGATCGGGATCTCGCTTGTCGAACGGATCGTCCGCACCGCGTCGAGCACGTCGGCGAGCGAGACGTTGTGGCGCAGCGCGCGCTCGGCGGCACGCTGATTGACCAGACCATCGGCGAGCGGGTCCGAGAATGGCACGCCGAGCTCAAGCACGTCGACGCCTGCGCCGTCGAACGCGTTGGCAAGCTCGATCGTCGTCGCGAGCGTCGGATCGCCCGCCGTGATGAACGCGACGAAGCCCTTCCGCCCGTCGCGCCTGAGCCGCTCGAACCGTGCATCAATCCGATTCACGCTGCGTCTCCACAATTCCCACCCCCAGGTCCACGCCGAGGACGCGCGCCGCCTCCTGCACGTCCTTGTCGCCGCGGCCCGACATGTTGATTACGACGATCTGGTCGGATCGCATCGCCGGCACGACCTTGAACGCCTGCGCCACGGCGTGCGCGCTCTCCAGCGCGGGCAGAATGCCCTCGAGCTCGCCGCAGCGCTGGAACGCCGCGAGCGCCTCGTCGTCCGTCACAGAGGTGTATGTGACCCGCCCGCGGTCCCGCAGGTGCGCGTGCTCGGGGCCAACACTCGCGTAGTCGAGGCCCGCCGAGACCGAGTGCGTCAGGCTGATCTGGCCGTGCTCGTCCTGGAGCACGTAGCTGTACGTGCCTTGGAGCACGCCGAGCGTGCCGCCGGCGAAGCGCGCCGCGTGCTTGCCGCTCTCGATGCCGTAGCCGCCCGCCTCGACGCCCAGCATGCGTACGCCCTCGTCATCGAGGAAGTCGTAGAACAACCCGATCGAGTTGCTCCCGCCGCCTACGCACGCGAGCAGCAGGTCGGGCAGCCGGCCTTCCTTCTCGAGAATCTGCGCGCGGGTCTCGCGGCCGATCACACGCTGAAAATCACGCACGATCATCGGGAACGGGTGCGGCCCGAGCACGCTGCCGAGGATGTAGTGCGTCGTGCCGACATTGGTCACCCAGTCGCGCATCGCCTCGTTAATTGCGTCTTTGAGCGTGCGGCTGCCCGAGTCCACACGGGTGACCTTTGCGCCGAGCAGCCGCATGCGGAACACGTTGAGCGCCTGGCGCCGCATGTCCTCGGTGCCCATGTAGACTTCGCACTCGAGGCCGAGCAACGCAGCCGCCGTCGCCGTTGCCACACCGTGCTGGCCGGCGCCCGTCTCGGCGATGATGCGCGGCTTGCCCATGCGCTTGGCGAGCAGTGCCTGGCCAACCGTGTTGTTAATCTTGTGCGCGCCCGTGTGGGCGAGGTCCTCGCGCTTGAAGTAGACCTTCGCACCGCCAAGCGTCTCGGTGAGCCGCTTGGCGAACGTGAGCGGCGTCGGCCGGCCCACGTAGTCGCGCAGCAAGCAGGCAAGCTCGTCCTGGAACGCCGCGTCATCCCGACACTCGACATAGAGGCGATCGAGGTCGTCGAGTGCCGACACCAGCGTCTCGGGCACAAACCGCCCGCCGTACGGACCGTACCGCCCGCGCTCGTCGGGTGCCGTGCCGATGTATCGGTTCCGTTCAGTCACGCTGCGCTCCCTTGGCGTTCGAGATGAATGCGCGCACCTTGTCGTGGTTCTTGCAGCCGGGACGTGCCTCGACGCCGCTGGAAACGTCTACGCCGAACGGCCGCACGCGCCGTACGGCCTCGGCCACGTTGTCCGGCGTCAGCCCGCCCGAGAGCAACACGGACAGCCCCGCCTCGACAACGGGCCGCGCCAGCTCCCAGTCAAACGTCCGGCCCGTACCGCCCGCTCTGCCCTCGACAAACGTGTCGAGCACGATGGCGCGTGCGTTATACGCTCTGAGCGCCTCGACGTCAATCGCGCCGCGCGTGTCGGTGGGGCGCACACGCACCACCTTGAAAAACGGCACAGCGAGCCGCGCCGCCTCGTCGGGCGTCAGATCGCCATGGAGCTGCACGACGTCGAGCGACACCTCACGGGCGATCCGGTTGACTTCGTTGATGGACGCCTCGACAAATACGCCCACCTTCCACACCGTCGGCGAGACCACGCGAGCGACCGCCTTCGCCGTCTCGACGGTCACGCACCGCGGCGTACCCGGCACGAAGATCAGACCGATCGCATCAGCGCCGGCCCCGACGGCGACGGATGCGTCGTCGGCGTTCGTGATGCCGCAGACCTTCACGAAGAGCACGCTCACGGGGCGCCCCGCAGCGCTCGGAGCGTCGCCTGTGGATCGCCACCGCGCATAAGCGACTCGCCCACAAGCACGGCGTGGGCGCCCGCCTCGCGCGCCGCCTGGACTGCCTTGGCCGAGTCGAAACCGGACGCGCTGATAATGATCCGCCCATCGGGCACCTGCGGCGCGAGCCGCCGCGTCACACCAAGGTCAACCTCGAACGTCTTGAGATCGCGGTTATTGATCTGGATGATGCGGCACGGCGACTCAACGGCAGCCGCCAGCTCGGTCTCGTTATACACCTCGAGCACGGCGTTCAGGTGCAGTTCGTCGGCGAGCGCGGCGAAGGCCTCGATCTCCTCGCGGTCGAGCACAGCGGCGATCAGCAGCACCGCGTCTGCACCGTGGGCGGCGGCTTCGAGCACGTGGTAGGCGCTGGTCGTGAAGTCCTTGCGCAGCAGCGGCAGCGTCACGCCGCTCTCGTACACCTGCCGCAGGTGCGCCAGGCTGCCCTGGAAGAAACGCTCATCCGTCAGCACGCTGATCGCGTCGGCCCCGCCCGCCTCGTACTCGCGGGCGATGGTCGCCGGGTCGAAGTCGGCGCGGAACACACCCTTGGACGGCGACGCCTTCTTGATTTCCGCGATGAGATTGACGCCGAGCGCGTTCGTCTTGCCGACCGCCTCCTCGAAGTCCGAGTAGATGGCCCGTTCGGCAACAAGCTCGCGCAGCCGGGCCTCCGGCACCGCCTTCTGCGCCGCCTCGAGCTCGGCCCGCTTGTGGACGATGATCTCGTCCAGGATTGTCCCGCCGGTCGTCATCAAGTGAGGCCCATGTTCCTCATTCCGTCGCGTATGATATGGTACGCGATGCCATTCAGGATGTAAAGCGGTCCGGCGAGCCCCGAATCGGCGGATAGGGACTCGCAGCGAGGCGGGGGTTCGCCGATGGACGGGGTGGGGGCTCTTTCGCGGCGTGTGTCGGCGGCCAGGAGACGTGCTCGGAGCGGGCGCGCCAGCGCGAGACACCGGTGAGTCGTTCAGAGCTTCTCTGTGGGCGCCAGAGCACGGCGAAGAACGCCGAGATGAAGGTGACCCTGGGCGAGCCTGACGATTGGCGCCGTGCATAGCGCACCACGAGCACGGCGATGTGGGCAAAGTGGAGCCACAGCGCCATGACCAGATGATAGGCCAGCAGGCCCAGCTGCATGGAGACCGCGTTTCTCGCAAACCGCCCCGACGGCAGCCGCTCGAGCCCGAAGCCCTCCTTGAGTTCCTTGATCCAGTACTCGCTGCTGGCCCGCTCCCGGTGCCACACGATAAGCCGCTCGGCCTATGACGCGCACCCGCCCGAGCCCGGCGGGCCAAAACGCATGGCTGATCTTCAGCACAGGCTGTAGTGTGCCACCGCGCCACTTGGGAGACCTCTGCTGTCTCGACCTCCAACATGATCCTCTGATCTGGGTCAGGGCAACAGGCTTGACTTGCCATACAGGCCTGTTACTATCCGGCCTTCACAGACGGACGGCCGGCGCACAACTCTGTGCCGGGAAACAGCCGGAAGAGGTTACTCGGGCGATGAGTCTGATCGTCCACAAATACGGTGGCACATCGATGGGGTCCGTCGAGCGCATCCGCCAGGTCGCCCGTCGCGTCGCTGCCGCCAAGGACCAAGGCCATGACCTCGTCGTCGTCGTCTCGGCCATGGCCGGTGAGACCGACCGCCTGACCGACTTGGCGTATGAGATCTGCGCCGATCCGCCGGCGCGCGAGGTCGACATGCTCATCAGCACTGGCGAACAGGTTTCCGCCTCGCTGCTCGCCATGGCGCTGTGCGATATCGGCCATCCGGCGATCTCGTTCACCGGCAGCCAGATCGGCATGCTCACCGTCGGCCACCACCGCAAGGCCCGCATCCAGGAGGTTCACGCCGAGCGCGTGATCGAGAAGCTGCGCCAGGGCCTCATCGTTATCATCACCGGTTTCCAGGGCCTCGATGTCGAGGGCAATATCACCACACTCGGCCGCGGCGGGTCGGACACCTCGGCCGTCGCCGTGGCTGCCGTGCTCAAGGCCGACTTGTGTGAGATCTACACCGACGTCGACGGTGTCTACACCGCCGACCCGCGCCTCGTACCCAACGCACGGAAGCTCAAACACGTCTCGCACGACACCATGCTAGAGATGGCCACTCTCGGCGCCAAGGTTCTCCAGAGCCGATCCGTCGAGTTTGCCAAGAAATACCACGTGCCGCTCGCGGTACGATCAACCTTCTCCGACGACCCCGGAACGCTCATTGTTGAGGAGATCTCCGAAATGGAAAGCACCGTGCTCACCGGCGTCACCCTGCTGCGCGATCAGGCGCGGATCAACGTGCTCGACCTGCCCAACGTGCCCGGCATCGCCGCCAAGATCTTCAAAGCGGTCGCCGAAGAGGGGGTTAACGTCGACATGATCGTGCTGACCGA is a window from the Verrucomicrobiota bacterium genome containing:
- a CDS encoding mannose-1-phosphate guanylyltransferase, with product MRRYAVILAGGRGERLWPKSRKAMPKHLQAIVGARTMIQQTVDRLDGLVPPERIYVVTAEAQRAQVSEQLPQIDPANVFGEPVGRNTAPAIALAAAALSKRDPESTMISLHADAAIGTKTLDVYRRTLADCCTAAEQTRGLVTIGIVPTHAATGYGYIHRAERVSTNGQTEIYSVERFVEKPDQQTARGYVAQGGYYWNSGIFVWTVEAICKAFERHMPELHRGLVEMRDAIDTPRQDETVRCVYERLKPKPIDTGVMEREDNVYTAAGTFLWDDVGSWASLANHVEADVCGNVVVGPFEYVDTKNCIISGDGTLVTAIGVEGLVIVKTTDALLVCARSRVEEVKDLVGKLKAQDDLKRYL
- a CDS encoding transposase, producing MWHRERASSEYWIKELKEGFGLERLPSGRFARNAVSMQLGLLAYHLVMALWLHFAHIAVLVVRYARRQSSGSPRVTFISAFFAVLWRPQRSSERLTGVSRWRARSEHVSWPPTHAAKEPPPRPSANPRLAASPYPPIRGSPDRFTS
- the rpe gene encoding ribulose-phosphate 3-epimerase — encoded protein: MERHRFPDKAVVIAPSLLAGDFARMGEEARRAEAAGADILHLDVMDGHFVEPITFGAQAVAALRRYTRLFLDAHLMVDNPERQIPQFLEAGVDNLTIHVEASKNIEGDLEQIKGAGARCGLTLNPDTPVEQMFPYIERIDMLLVMSVFPGYGGQQFIPESVDRIRALREKADGLGTPLDIEVDGGIDPETARLVVQAGANVLVAGTAVFRARNMAEAIKELRVHG
- a CDS encoding phosphoribosylanthranilate isomerase; its protein translation is MSVLFVKVCGITNADDASVAVGAGADAIGLIFVPGTPRCVTVETAKAVARVVSPTVWKVGVFVEASINEVNRIAREVSLDVVQLHGDLTPDEAARLAVPFFKVVRVRPTDTRGAIDVEALRAYNARAIVLDTFVEGRAGGTGRTFDWELARPVVEAGLSVLLSGGLTPDNVAEAVRRVRPFGVDVSSGVEARPGCKNHDKVRAFISNAKGAQRD
- a CDS encoding aspartate kinase, producing the protein MSLIVHKYGGTSMGSVERIRQVARRVAAAKDQGHDLVVVVSAMAGETDRLTDLAYEICADPPAREVDMLISTGEQVSASLLAMALCDIGHPAISFTGSQIGMLTVGHHRKARIQEVHAERVIEKLRQGLIVIITGFQGLDVEGNITTLGRGGSDTSAVAVAAVLKADLCEIYTDVDGVYTADPRLVPNARKLKHVSHDTMLEMATLGAKVLQSRSVEFAKKYHVPLAVRSTFSDDPGTLIVEEISEMESTVLTGVTLLRDQARINVLDLPNVPGIAAKIFKAVAEEGVNVDMIVLTENNYGGTDISFTLGIGDIKIAHATAERICNDVSAKGVTVEKDVAKVSVVGIGMQSQPGVAADLFDALGSNGINIEMISTSEIKISCLIKSKDVDLAMRVIHERFKLGEDAVIADKETQA
- a CDS encoding insulinase family protein; translated protein: MTYVTTLDGGLRVVTAEMPDRQSVSVGVWLRCGSRDESARLNGISHFIEHYVFKGTRRRTGEQITREIEGVGGSLDASTGEESTFYYAHVLPEHLECAVDTLMDMVVSPTFPADQLDVQKDIVLEEIRMVEDRPSSLVEDLFSEALWGTHPLGRRVLGTVGTIERMTRADLVGYQKRMYTRAGCVVALAGNVRHDAAVKLVGRGARRMPGPPTARFRRVVERQRRPVVKVFARETEEGHVVLGVRTFRRGHPARFALRIISTILGENMSSRLFENVREKRGLAYSIYSGIDRYMDTGCLYVGGGLDTARLTVGLRAIVHEFDRLRRHRIGRAELERAKQYAVGQLTMGLEKSMSRVVWIGENLLLSGCVPDPAETIRRLRAITADDVQRVARLVFRPGRTALAYIGPVQDEARLRRSIELEAL
- a CDS encoding tryptophan synthase subunit alpha, giving the protein MNRIDARFERLRRDGRKGFVAFITAGDPTLATTIELANAFDGAGVDVLELGVPFSDPLADGLVNQRAAERALRHNVSLADVLDAVRTIRSTSEIPIVLFTYINPVMRFGLDAFPKAAREAGLDGILALDYPPEESAAFRAALDTQGLRMVQLIAPTTPDDRMRMLAETSTGFIYCVSRTGVTGMREAVEGSVRSMVARIKSCSAKPVAVGFGISTPEQVAHVAESADGVVVGSAIVQRIETNAGRGDLVERVTAFVGELMAPLRSV
- the trpC gene encoding indole-3-glycerol phosphate synthase TrpC; the encoded protein is MTTGGTILDEIIVHKRAELEAAQKAVPEARLRELVAERAIYSDFEEAVGKTNALGVNLIAEIKKASPSKGVFRADFDPATIAREYEAGGADAISVLTDERFFQGSLAHLRQVYESGVTLPLLRKDFTTSAYHVLEAAAHGADAVLLIAAVLDREEIEAFAALADELHLNAVLEVYNETELAAAVESPCRIIQINNRDLKTFEVDLGVTRRLAPQVPDGRIIISASGFDSAKAVQAAREAGAHAVLVGESLMRGGDPQATLRALRGAP
- the trpB gene encoding tryptophan synthase subunit beta, whose product is MGTAPDERGRYGPYGGRFVPETLVSALDDLDRLYVECRDDAAFQDELACLLRDYVGRPTPLTFAKRLTETLGGAKVYFKREDLAHTGAHKINNTVGQALLAKRMGKPRIIAETGAGQHGVATATAAALLGLECEVYMGTEDMRRQALNVFRMRLLGAKVTRVDSGSRTLKDAINEAMRDWVTNVGTTHYILGSVLGPHPFPMIVRDFQRVIGRETRAQILEKEGRLPDLLLACVGGGSNSIGLFYDFLDDEGVRMLGVEAGGYGIESGKHAARFAGGTLGVLQGTYSYVLQDEHGQISLTHSVSAGLDYASVGPEHAHLRDRGRVTYTSVTDDEALAAFQRCGELEGILPALESAHAVAQAFKVVPAMRSDQIVVINMSGRGDKDVQEAARVLGVDLGVGIVETQRESD
- the ruvX gene encoding Holliday junction resolvase RuvX; this translates as MRGRVLGVDYGERRIGLAVSDPLGITAQPAGTVTISTPREAMRAVGDAATRHGAVHVVVGLPRSMSGAIGPKAREVIRFVAAFQCTASVAVSLWDERLTSVSAGRVFDQGGVSERDRRGKVDTMAAQLMLQSYLDALRRTSAGGRGA